The Penaeus monodon isolate SGIC_2016 chromosome 13, NSTDA_Pmon_1, whole genome shotgun sequence genome contains a region encoding:
- the LOC119579931 gene encoding deubiquitinase OTUD6B-like, with protein MDDDSGTEELTTEEVLLAQHRKEKKELRAKIQQIKKNNKDKKNKKEGAEQIARLEEELTQRHVKELEELKNSTEQRINPRAEKRRQKKAKANREREARIKEERSNLKFSARNIEAEKMKKILQEPNPCFSLYHEEFQLRSKSSSFSPVSPVYQYLSSFLIPQLIFLLFFYIFIFQLRALSQAMKRRIEVLQAEGAPIIFGEECDKDRSILLAYYRHYYGLGGIKFPFEIGAGK; from the exons ATGGATGATGACAGTGGAACAGAGGAATTGACAACTGAGGAAGTTTTATTGGCACAGCAccgtaaagaaaagaaggaattacGCG CTAAGATTCagcagataaaaaagaataataaagataagaaaaataagaaagaaggagcTGAGCAGATAGCGCGATTGGAAGAAGAATTGACACAGCGGCATGTGAAAGAACTTGAGGAACTGAAAAACTCTACTGAACAG AGAATAAACCCAAGGGCAGAGAAGCGACGTCAGAAGAAGGCCAAAGCAAATCGTGAACGAGAAGctagaataaaggaagagaggtcTAATCTCAAGTTTAGTGCAAGGAACATTGAGgctgagaagatgaagaaaatcctACAAGAACCAAACCCTT GTTTTAGCTTGTACCATGAAGAATTCCAATTAAGG TCAaaatcttcatccttttctccagTTTCTCCAGTGTACCAATATCTATCCTCCTTTCTTATTCCACAATTGATattcttactgtttttttatatttttatatttcagttgAGAGCATTGTCCCAAGCAATGAAGAGAAGAATTGAAGTGTTGCAG GCTGAGGGAGCACCCATTATCTTCGGAGAAGAATGTGATAAGGACAGATCCATTCTCCTTGCATATTATCGTCACTACTATGGATTAGGAGGCATTAAATTCCCTTTCGAAATTGGGGCTGGAAAATGa